Proteins from one Neodiprion fabricii isolate iyNeoFabr1 chromosome 5, iyNeoFabr1.1, whole genome shotgun sequence genomic window:
- the LOC124182343 gene encoding haloacid dehalogenase-like hydrolase domain-containing 5, with the protein MTIVSLLKRLSEVNRFYGTRHLSTKPKFGLLFDIDGVIVRGKTVLPPVPKAFERLRDSDGKFRVPTVFVTNSGNALRSQKAKDLSKWIGYQVKEEQVVMAHSPLQMFKQFHEKQFLISGQGPIEDIAKELGFKKTVTIDELAKNFPSLDYVDVAKRNPRCGPIDPDFPRIEGIVMFGEPKAWETSLQLMVDLLLTDGMPVASPLAIPYPHIPVLACNMDLLWVAEAPIPRFGHGAFLLCLENVYKKVTGKNMVYTALVGKPSEVTYHHANRMILNHAKSIGINHNIETIYAVGDNINTDVFGANLYDKYLARYANGKGSKSRSMEKLIGNNGLKRCAKACISILVETGVHKRDSEFISEHSPRDFLPVEDALCKPAFIVNDVECAIDLAFKEEKFD; encoded by the exons CATTTAAGTACAAAGCCAAAGTTTGGTCTTCTCTTTGACATTGACGGGGTCATAGTTCGCGGTAAAACGGTTCTGCCTCCCGTGCCAAAAGCCTTTGAACGTCTACGAGATTCGGAtggcaaatttcgagtaccgacAGTATTTGTTACAAACAGCGGGAATGCGCTTCGCAGTCAGAAAGCGAAAGACTTGTCCAAATGGATCGGTTACCAAGTGAAAGAGGAGCAGGTGGTGATGGCGCACTCGCCGTTGCAGatgttcaaacaatttcatgaaaaacaatttttaatatcagGCCAAGGTCCAATTGAAGATATAGCCAAGGAACtaggatttaaaaaaacagtaaCGATCGACGAGCTTGCCAAGAATTTTCCGTCGCTAGATTACGTAGATGTGGCCAAAAGGAATCCACGCTGCGGTCCGATAGATCCTGACTTTCCGAGAATAGAGGGTATCGTCATGTTCGGAGAGCCAAAGGCTTGGGAAACTTCTTTACAACTGATGGTAGATCTTTTGTTGACCGACGGAATGCCCGTTGCTTCACCTCTGGCCATTCCTTACCCACATATCCCAGTATTGGCCTGTAATATGGATCTTCTGTGGGTGGCCGAGGCCCCGATACCAAGATTCGGTCATGGCGCCTTTTTATTATGCCTTGAAAATGTCTACAAAAAAGTTACCGGTAAAAATATGGTCTACACCGCGCTTGTCGGTAAACCGAGCGAAGTAACATACCACCACGCCAATCGTATGATATTAAATCACGCCAAAAGTATCGGGATCAATCACAACATTGAAACGATATATGCGGTTGG CGACAACATAAACACGGATGTTTTTGGGGCAAATTTATACGACAAGTACCTGGCTCGTTATGCAAACGGAAAAGGCAGTAAATCGCGCAGCATGGAGAAGCTGATAGGTAACAACGGTCTGAAGCGTTGCGCCAAAGCTTGTATAAGTATTCTTGTCGAAACTGGAGTACACAAACGAGATTCCGAGTTTATATCCGAACACAGTCCCAGGGATTTTTTACCGGTCGAGGATGCGTTGTGCAAACCTGCTTTCATAGTTAACGACGTAGAATGCGCAATTGATCTGGCCttcaaagaagaaaagtttgattaa
- the LOC124182342 gene encoding potential E3 ubiquitin-protein ligase ariadne-2 produces the protein MSGEEYESDMDYTDSDCGDPGYDDYYNNQQWGSEVDNDIDSEQNKKDPEYAIHECLKVEEVERLLNENVEELSNRLQITPSLAKVLLHAHEWALQDIILKYRNDASGLLVTSKIKSSHEPDSSIALRGARTGTCLVCVNTLSLERFAALTCGHTFCKDCWCMHFEVQIIQGISTGIGCMAQDCEVLVPEDFVLSLLTKLTMRERYQQFVFRDYVKSHPQLRFCPGPNCQIVVRSKELRAKKVICSSCKTPFCFRCGMDYHAPTDCGTIKKWLTKCADDSETANYICAHTKDCPKCHICIEKNGGCNHMQCYNCKHDFCWMCLGDWKAHGSEYYECSRYKENPNISRESVHAQAREALKKYLHYYERWENHSKSLKLEEQTLETIKSRIHKKVMHASGTWIDWQHLFEAASLLARCRYTLQYTYPYAYFMEAGPRKVLFEYQQAQLEAEIENLSWKIERAETTDRGDLENQKDIAEKRRVTLLKDFLEV, from the exons ATGTCGGGCGAAGAATATGAGAGCGACATGGATTACACGGATTCGGATTGCGGCGATCCAGGATACGACGATTATTACAACAATCAGCAATGGGGCAGCGAAGTGGACAACGACATTGATTCAGAGCAGAACAAAAAAGATCCGGAATATGCGATTCACGAGTGCCTCAAAGTCGAAGAGGTAGAAAGACTTTTAAATGAGAATGTCGAAGAACTGAGTAATAGATTACAGATCACGCCATCCCTAGCCAAAGTATTGTTGCATGCCCATGAGTGGGCGCTTCAAGATATTATCCTCAAGTATCGCAACGACGCTTCCGGTCTTTTGGTTACTTCCAAAATCAAATCCTCCCATGAACCGGACAGCAGCATAGCCCTCAGAGGTGCAAGGACTGGAACATGTTTGGTTTGTGTTAATACTTTGTCCCTGGAAAGATTCGCCGCTCTAACATGCGGCCATACCTTCTGCAAGGACTGCTGGTGTATGCATTTCGAAGTTCAAATTATACAAGGCATTTCAACCG GAATTGGTTGCATGGCTCAGGACTGCGAAGTACTTGTGCCAGAAGATTTTGTCCTATCTCTCCTTACCAAATTGACAATGAGAGAAAGATATCAGCAGTTTGTCTTCCGTGATTACGTCAAGTCTCATCCGCAGCTTCGCTTTTGTCCAGGACCGAATTGCCAGATAGTCGTACGCTCCAAGGAATTGAGAGCCAAAAAAGTCATCTGTTCCTCTTGTAAAACACCATTTTG CTTCAGGTGTGGTATGGATTATCATGCACCAACCGACTGCGGTACGATAAAGAAATGGCTTACTAAATGTGCCGATGACTCAGAGACTGCAAATTACATATGCGCTCACACCAAAGAT TGTCCAAAGTGCCACATTTGCATAGAAAAAAACGGCGGGTGCAATCATATGCAATGTTACAATTGCAAACACGATTTTTGCTGGATGTGCCTGGGTGATTGGAAGGCACATGGCAGCGAATACTACGAATGTTCACGGTATAAGGAAAATCCTAATATTTCTCGTGAAAGTGTCCATGCACAAGCTCGGGAAGCCctgaaaaaatatctacattaTTATGAAagg TGGGAAAATCACAGCAAGTCGCTCAAGCTGGAAGAGCAAACACTGGAAACAATAAAATCTCGCATCCACAAGAAAGTAATGCATGCCAGTGGAACATGGATTGATTGGCAACACTTGTTTGAAGCTGCTTCTCTTTTGGCCCGCTGTAGGTATACGCTCCAGTACACATATCCATATGCTTATTTCATGGAGGCAGGACCTCGAAAAGTACTG ttcGAGTATCAGCAAGCGCAATTGGAAGCAGAGATAGAGAATCTATCTTGGAAAATTGAACGTGCAGAAACAACGGATCGTGGTGATCTTGAGAATCAGAAGGACATAGCCGAGAAACGGCGTGTAACTTTGCTCAAGGATTTTTTAGAGGTCTGA
- the LOC124181940 gene encoding polynucleotide 5'-hydroxyl-kinase NOL9, whose translation MTTNGYDRKFKNRVRKLLTNKIGEISKARSKKQKQVIDCLTRKRAVISKPPQTITVVDDEYSTEVSTKDVDEIFNKKLKSEKRKKRPSEDSCETTKKQKVHKKKQKVEKEETPQSDHILKKEKARSKRLRQNVSKSEKLLTFPTDNLHLTENTDRDNAYMNDNLTNRNRYALNDSLPISERRKRFGDPTVINGVPLNMSNLSIFNSSVTYVSTDFTASNSRDDFGCSFFSDAEDSNLSTNLINSNSKPTIMENATMDTESIDGGVNEDIDDVANLFVNTAVDIKEYDSDVSLVSSGDKSHPNSSSTPSKNDFRAELPFQDSEITLETPSKIKPKFYSLQNKVIAIMSPSCKFYFNGKLRVKVLIGKVEIYGFVFSKSETVVPAEIYSPRGVSLVSIETVCDKINENTSTESICNSLRTEGINIDVAENLAKKLNDSPDGQAVVVLENLENTLTKFLDTYSQFKLFPKVEDTTNYHNLHPKKAEKLLQAVFQYDNLQGKQLQKDSYRDSNVLKRLVNQNPNDYQRILIAGGKSVGKSTTLRYFINGLLPTRKEIVVVDFDPGQPEFTPSGCISLSLIDRPLIGPNYTHLKTPFYQLFIEEVDVTRCIPRYVNAAKKLVEYLNESTRLQNSTVVINTMGFCTGVGWDIIVYIIKLIHPSTVVQIGSHRPQNNFLRPLSSKVINEQIPILSPDRLAGREDEYSLWDKACDHDLHVVPTLAESKGKFGDLWEIGPRQQRDLTLLSYLSKILKYDELGEKFLFTQSLRINDAVPYSVPLSGLTISLMRPVVPASHILATMNGNIVALCGIDETQENSEEARVTEEVYPKTLPRAPLSTCYGFGIVRGVDVKTGKAYVNTPLSISELQSVNAFVGCIPLPVKLIGGLGHRNAPYVSEGVNLPTSRDTNRRFFRMRRHYVHRY comes from the exons ATGACGACAAACGGCTATGAccggaaattcaaaaatcgtgTCAG aaAATTGCTGACCAATAAAATAGGTGAAATATCGAAGGCCCGttccaaaaaacaaaagcaaGTGATTGATTGTCTTACAAGAAAACGCGCCGTTATTTCAAAACCACCACAAACAATTACCGTCGTAGACGATGAGTATTCAACTGAAGTTTCGACGAAAGATGTTGACgaaatatttaacaaaaaattaaaatcagaaaaacgtaaaaaacgTCCCAGCGAAGACAGCTGCGAGacaacaaagaaacaaaaagtacacaaaaaaaagcaaaaagttgaaaaagaagaaactcCTCAATCAGATcatatattgaaaaaagaaaaggcaCGTTCAAAGCGTTTGCGACAGAATGTCtcgaaatctgaaaaattactAACATTTCCGACTGACAATTTACATCTTACGGAGAATACTGATCGTGATAATGCTTATATGAACGATAATTTGACGAATAGGAATCGTTACGCCTTAAATGATTCACTACCGATTtcggaaagaagaaagagattTGGAGATCCAACGGTAATAAATGGAGTTCCATTAAACATGTCAAACTTGTCAATATTTAATTCATCAGTTACATATGTAAGCACAGATTTTACGGCGTCAAATTCGCGGGATGATTTTGGTTGCAGCTTTTTTTCTGACGCGGAAGATTCGAATTTGAGcacaaatttaataaattccaATAGCAAACCCACGATCATGGAGAATGCTACAATGGATACTGAATCAATTGATGGAGGTGTTAACGAAGATATCGACGACGTTGCGAATCTGTTTGTAAATACAGCCGTAGATATCAAGGAGTATGATTCGGACGTATCGCTTGTTTCGAGTGGGGACAAATCACATCCTAACTCTTCCTCGACTCCGAGCAAAAACGATTTCAGGGCAGAACTGCCGTTTCAGGATTCGGAAATAACATTGGAAACCCCGTCAAAAATAAAGCCAAAATTTTACAGTCTTCAAAATAAGGTTATAGCCATAATGAGTCCGTCTTGCAAATTTTACTTTAACGGAAAATTGCGCGTCAAAGTCTTGATCGGCAAGGTAGAAATATACGGGTTCGTTTTTAGTAAAAGCGAAACCGTCGTGCCTGCCGAAATTTATTCCCCAAGAGGGGTGAGTTTGGTGAGCATAGAGACTGTCTGCGACAAGATCAATGAGAATACGAGCACAGAAAGCATTTGCAATTCGTTGAGAACGGAGGGAATCAACATCGACGTAGCGGAAAATCTTGCAAAGAAACTGAACGATTCTCCCGACGGACAAGCGGTTGTggttttggaaaatttggaaaacacTCTGACGAAATTTTTGGACACTTATTCCCAGTTCAAACTGTTCCCGAAGGTCGAAGATACGACAAATTATCACAACTTGCATCCAAAAAAGGcggaaaaattattgcaagCGGTATTTCAGTACGACAATCTGCAGGGAAAGCAGTTACAAAAAGACAGTTATCGCGATTCGAATGTATTGAAACGACTTGTGAACCAGAATCCGAACGATTATCAACGAATATTGATTGCTGGCGGCAAGAGCGTCGGGAAGTCGACGACTCTGCGATATTTCATAAACGGTTTGTTGCCCACCCGCAAGGAAATCGTCGTCGTAGATTTCGATCCTGGTCAACCGGAATTCACGCCGTCTGGATGCATTTCTTTGAGCTTGATCGACCGGCCTTTAATCGGGCCGAATTACACCCACCTGAAAACCCCATTTTACCAGCTTTTTATCGAAGAAGTTGACGTGACCCGATGCATTCCACGCTACGTAAATGCGGCAAAAAAATTGGTAGAATACCTGAACGAATCGACGAGATTACAGAACAGCACAGTCGTCATTAACACGATGGGATTCTGTACCGGTGTCGGATGGGACATCATAGTCTACATTATCAAACTAATTCACCCTTCAACAGTCGTGCAAATAGGTAGCCATAGACCGCAAAACAACTTCTTGCGCCCGTTGAGCAGTAAAGTGATCAACGAGCAG ATCCCGATTCTTTCACCAGATCGTTTAGCTGGTCGTGAGGACGAATATTCACTCTGGGATAAGGCTTGCGATCACGATTTACACGTGGTGCCGACGCTCGCCGAATCGAAAGGAAAATTCGGAGATTTGTGGGAAATCGGACCGCGCCAACAGCGCGATCTCACACTGCTATCGTACCTCAGTAAAATTCTGAAGTACGACGAGctcggagaaaaattttt ATTCACTCAGTCGTTGCGAATCAACGATGCAGTTCCCTACTC GGTACCGTTGTCAGGTTTAACGATATCGTTGATGCGCCCGGTAGTTCCGGCTTCCCATATTCTGGCAACAATGAACGGAAACATCGTCGCCTTATGCGGGATCGATGAGACCCAAGAGAATTCAGAGGAGGCTCGTGTTACGGAGGAAGTTTATCCGAAAACTTTGCCGAGAGCGCCGTTATCGACGTGTTACGGATTCG GAATCGTGCGGGGCGTCGACGTGAAGACCGGAAAGGCATATGTCAACACTCCGCTCTCTATCAGCGAGTTACAATCCGTAAATGCCTTCGTCGGTTGCATTCCGTTACCGGTAAAATTGATCGGAGGTTTGGGTCATCGTAATGCGCCTTACGTGAGTGAGGGGGTCAATTTACCAACGAGCAGAGACACTAATCGCAGATTTTTCCGAATGAGGCGTCACTATGTACATAGATACTGA